A part of Lutra lutra chromosome 2, mLutLut1.2, whole genome shotgun sequence genomic DNA contains:
- the APELA gene encoding apelin receptor early endogenous ligand, with translation MRLQQFLFAFLLFVMSLLLINGQRPANLAVRRKLHRHNCLQRRCVPLHSRVPFP, from the exons ATGAGGTTGCAAcaatttctttttgcctttctgcTTTTCGTGATGAGTCTTCTTCTTATCAACGGACAGAGACCAG CTAATTTGGCTGTGAGAAGAAAATTGCACAGACACAACTGCCTTCAGAGGAGATGTGTGCCTCTCCATTCACGGGTGCCCTTCCCCTGA